In the Malania oleifera isolate guangnan ecotype guangnan chromosome 1, ASM2987363v1, whole genome shotgun sequence genome, one interval contains:
- the LOC131162765 gene encoding uncharacterized protein LOC131162765, producing MNPRDSNAVAGGSSSEGAAHKGGGDSMVALRDFAQQFMVEVMQSSRGQDHPIVKLGNSIKKFTHLKPLAFAGGTNLILVENWIWEIEKILAILRCTDEYKVLHATFKLIGEAERWWEAIKLLEEQRLVPVAMTWSCFREVFFDRYFPASVRKVKAEEFLNLTQGQLIVQQYAARFVELSRFALYMVQEFATLVDKATVAEANLQGDVEAQILKKRSMPSNSHTGARQGPWRRYGNGRGQR from the exons ATGAATCCCAGGGACAGTAATGCTGTCGCCGGAGGAAGTAGCAGTGAGGGAGCTGCCCATAAGGGCGGTGGTGATTCTATGGTGGCGCTTCGGGACTTCGCCCAGCAGTTTATGGTCGAGGTTATGCAGAGTTCTCGGGGGCAGGATCATCCCATCGTTAAGCTGGGAAATTCTATTAAGAAATTCACTCACCTGAAGCCTCTTGCCTTCGCGGGAGGAACCAACCTGATACTTGTAGAGAATTGGATTTGGGAAATCGAGAAGATTTTGGCCATACTACGATGCACCGATGAGTATAAGGTGCTACACGCCACATTTAAACTgattggagaggccgagagatggtgggaagcaATAAAGCTGCTTGAGGAGCAGAGACTGGTACCGGTGGCGATGACGTGGAGCTGCTTCAGAGAGGTGttttttgataggtattttccagcctctgtAAGGAAAGtaaaggcagaggagttcctgaacTTGACTCAGGGACAACTGATAGTTCAGCAATATGCCGCCCGATTTGTGGAACTGTCAAGGTTTGCTCTTTACATG GTACAGGAGTTTGCTACactagtggataaggccactgtggcaGAGGCGAACTTACAGGGAGATGTGGAGGCTCAAATTCTGAAGAAGAGGTCGATGCCTTCTAATTCACATACGGGTGCAAGGCAGGGCCCTTGGAGGAGGTACGGTAATGGCAGAGGCCAGCGATAA